From Candidatus Brocadiaceae bacterium, the proteins below share one genomic window:
- a CDS encoding fibronectin type III domain-containing protein, whose translation MKRQIFMPPLLLAAMISIVFSLGPTASANGKAIELDEAEVFIEWNSTDTDYGIQFFWDSGGFTSMKIKNESGKPVLDVKTKKNVKEQGLTEGFFESVEPPASELSMEEFLERFPEGEYTFRGKSIEGNKLVGEANLTHTLPAPPENLSPEEGDVVSNLGFTASFDPVLFDTDGNPIDIEFYEVVVEKEEDDPILQVFSVILRPTQTSVFVPAEFLEPGTEYKMEVIAQEESGNRTIAEVGTFTTNEETP comes from the coding sequence ATGAAAAGACAGATATTTATGCCGCCCCTTCTTTTGGCAGCTATGATCTCTATCGTCTTTAGCCTGGGGCCAACTGCATCCGCAAACGGCAAGGCCATCGAGCTCGATGAGGCCGAGGTGTTCATCGAATGGAATTCCACCGACACTGACTATGGCATTCAGTTCTTCTGGGATTCAGGGGGTTTTACGAGTATGAAGATCAAAAACGAGAGTGGAAAGCCGGTCCTGGATGTCAAGACAAAGAAAAACGTAAAGGAACAAGGCCTCACCGAGGGATTCTTCGAGAGCGTCGAGCCTCCGGCGTCGGAACTCTCGATGGAGGAGTTCCTTGAACGATTCCCTGAGGGAGAATACACATTCCGAGGCAAGTCAATCGAGGGAAACAAACTGGTGGGAGAAGCGAACCTCACGCATACCCTACCAGCTCCACCCGAGAACCTTTCGCCAGAAGAAGGCGATGTGGTGAGCAATCTGGGCTTCACTGCCAGCTTCGACCCCGTTCTCTTTGACACAGACGGAAATCCGATCGATATAGAATTTTACGAGGTTGTTGTCGAAAAAGAAGAAGACGACCCGATCCTCCAGGTCTTCAGCGTTATCCTTCGGCCCACTCAGACATCAGTGTTCGTGCCGGCGGAGTTTCTTGAGCCGGGAACAGAATACAAGATGGAAGTTATTGCGCAAGAGGAGAGCGGAAACCGGACCATCGCAGAGGTCGGCACGTTTACAACAAACGAAGAAACGCCGTAG